A genomic segment from Triticum dicoccoides isolate Atlit2015 ecotype Zavitan chromosome 1A, WEW_v2.0, whole genome shotgun sequence encodes:
- the LOC119349036 gene encoding uncharacterized protein LOC119349036, whose product MDASPPSSPSQLTPESGLSTPPPHSARMEFATPMASEELGLPIQSTLVHPLQSPPSHSTGLAEPQAVTRSTNGSPTVVGSLGMALTPTSPPSVVSSFGIIAPASLTPTPMSLWHSGSHPVAADDSTSTDEDSTMQRQASHNLDYSEDAGSSVVINVQNELHSSGDGVIPKVRANLRRVAADLFTPYAVPIGPYHESADSWQWTEAKKRAVRDLARVVNLSGLERVMDRVQYRARGYYTHLPEPDDHAGDSAKFSRMLLHDGCYLVSLFVDCYQREEATGSPSSRSIVYRDNTVVRDILYLLENQIPLFVIHEILNYMRAPGEVTSAVECIARPVEELLQRQLYISKTPREAPSTSVHLLDLVYCYMASRLQQKLQQQRQQQEEERTSGVLTGPWRRATEYRRYANLLFKRRAFGAGKEWSILDVELDGGNLRIPLLRVDSNTWTVLRNLMALEEQQEARPVTAYCYFMSQVACTAEDVGLLRSAMVVEHFLGSDESAAQGFACLCHGMALDIHNLQRNYLKPIWHAVEKRCGVPAHNFKGFFREKYCGNIFYRVVFFIAILVFVSQMVQSIYAVIAYHRPNTPPTRVLA is encoded by the exons ATGGACGCCTCCCCGCCGTCGTCGCCAAGTCAACTCACTCCGGAGAGCGGGCTGTCTACTCCACCTCCTCATTCAGCCCGGATGGAGTTTGCAACACCAATGGCCTCAGAGGAGCTTGGGCTGCCGATCCAGTCCACGTTGGTGCACCCACTGCAGAGCCCGCCTAGCCATTCTACAGGGTTGGCTGAACCACAAGCTGTGACTCGCTCAACGAATGGCTCGCCGACAGTGGTTGGGTCTTTGGGGATGGCGTTAACGCCGACATCACCACCCTCGGTGGTCTCGTCGTTCGGGATTATAGCGCCAGCCTCCCTGACTCCTACACCAATGTCTTTGTGGCATAGTGGGAGTCATCCGGTTGCCGCTGATGACTCGACATCCACAGATGAGGACTCCACAATGCAGCGTCAAGCTTCACACAACCTAGACTACTCAGAAG ATGCAGGTTCTTCAGTGGTTATCAATGTGCAAAATGAGCTGCATTCTTCAGGGGATGGGGTGATCCCCAAGGTCCGTGCGAACCTCCGGCGTGTCGCGGCCGACCTGTTCACGCCGTACGCCGTACCCATCGGTCCTTACCATGAAAGCGCGGATTCTTGGCAGTGGACGGAAGCGAAGAAGAGGGCCGTCCGCGATCTAGCAAGGGTGGTTAACCTCTCCGGTCTGGAGCGGGTCATGGATAGAGTGCAGTACAGAGCGAGGGGATACTACACCCATCTGCCGGAGCCGGACGACCACGCCGGCGACTCAGCAAAGTTCTCCCGTATGCTGCTGCATGATGGGTGTTATCTGGTTAGCCTCTTTGTAGACTGCTACCAGCGTGAGGAGGCGACCGGATCACCCAGCAGTCGGAGCATAGTGTACAGAGACAACACGGTGGTGCGGGACATCCTGTACCTCCTTGAGAACCAGATACCTCTGTTTGTCATCCACGAGATCCTGAATTACATGAGAGCACCAGGGGAAGTGACATCCGCTGTGGAGTGCATCGCGAGGCCCGTCGAGGAGCTGCTGCAGAGGCAGCTGTACATCAGCAAGACTCCGCGGGAGGCGCCGTCGACGTCTGTCCACCTGCTCGACCTGGTGTACTGCTACATGGCGTCGCGGCTGCAGCAGAAGctgcagcagcagcggcagcagcaggaggaggagcgGACATCAGGCGTTCTAACGGGCCCATGGCGCCGGGCGACCGAGTACCGCAGGTACGCCAACCTGCTGTTCAAGCGCCGGGCCTTCGGCGCCGGCAAGGAGTGGAGCATCCTCGACGTGGAGCTCGACGGAGGAAACCTGCGGATCCCTCTCCTACGCGTGGACAGCAACACGTGGACGGTCCTGCGGAACCTGATGGCGCTGGAGGAGCAGCAGGAGGCCAGGCCCGTCACGGCCTACTGCTACTTCATGTCGCAGGTGGCATGCACGGCGGAGGACGTGGGGCTCCTGCGGAGCGCCATGGTTGTCGAGCATTTCCTGGGCAGCGACGAGTCGGCCGCACAGGGCTTTGCCTGTCTGTGCCACGGCATGGCCCTGGACATCCACAACCTCCAGCGGAACTACCTCAAGCCCATATGGCACGCCGTGGAGAAGCGCTGCGGCGTCCCGGCGCACAACTTCAAGGGCTTCTTCCGCGAGAAGTACTGCGGTAATATCTTCTACCGCGTGGTGTTCTTCATCGCCATCCTCGTCTTTGTCTCCCAAATGGTGCAGTCCATCTATGCGGTTATTGCCTACCACAGACCCAATACTCCTCCTACTCGTGTTTTGGCATAA